The Pedobacter mucosus genome window below encodes:
- a CDS encoding pectinesterase family protein, giving the protein MNILLRLKSLTVLFLVGFSLQAVAQDPKYPSEITVSKDGKGNYKTIQEAINSVRDLGEKTVKIFIKNGTYNEKLIVPSWKTKISLIGESKDKTIITFDDYSGKINPKGNDLFGMNKFSTYTSYTVLIQADDTILQNLTIINASGKVGQAVALHVEGDRFIADDCNILGNQDTLFATEESSRQYYKSCFIEGTTDFIFGKATALFQDCTIKSLSNSYVTAAATSSRQKFGFVFLNCKLIADSTATKVYLGRPWRPFAKTVFINCDLGKHILPEGWNPWKGDTMFPDKEKTVFYAEYKNSGAGASAKTRLPWTKQLTNKEIKTYTVQNILGGNDHWNQTTN; this is encoded by the coding sequence ATGAATATACTACTTCGCTTAAAGTCTCTAACAGTTTTGTTTTTAGTAGGATTTTCCCTTCAAGCTGTTGCTCAAGATCCTAAGTACCCGAGTGAAATTACTGTCTCCAAAGATGGAAAAGGCAATTACAAAACTATCCAGGAAGCCATAAATTCTGTTCGGGATTTAGGAGAAAAAACCGTTAAAATTTTTATAAAAAATGGCACTTATAACGAGAAATTAATCGTTCCCTCTTGGAAAACAAAAATTTCATTAATTGGCGAAAGCAAAGATAAAACCATTATTACTTTTGATGATTATTCGGGCAAAATCAATCCCAAAGGGAATGACCTTTTTGGTATGAATAAATTTTCAACCTATACATCTTATACTGTACTTATTCAGGCAGATGATACTATTTTACAAAACTTAACCATCATAAATGCGTCAGGAAAGGTTGGGCAAGCAGTTGCATTGCATGTAGAAGGAGATCGTTTTATTGCTGATGATTGCAATATTTTGGGGAACCAAGACACTTTATTTGCCACAGAAGAATCTAGTCGCCAATACTATAAAAGTTGCTTTATTGAAGGAACAACAGATTTTATATTTGGAAAAGCAACCGCACTTTTTCAAGATTGTACCATTAAAAGCTTAAGCAATTCCTATGTTACAGCAGCAGCTACATCCTCGCGACAAAAATTTGGATTCGTCTTTTTAAATTGTAAATTGATTGCAGATTCTACTGCAACAAAAGTTTATTTGGGAAGGCCATGGCGACCTTTTGCGAAGACTGTATTCATTAATTGCGATTTAGGAAAACACATTCTTCCAGAAGGCTGGAATCCATGGAAAGGTGATACAATGTTCCCTGATAAAGAGAAAACCGTTTTTTATGCCGAATATAAAAATAGTGGTGCTGGTGCATCTGCTAAAACACGGTTACCATGGACGAAACAATTAACAAATAAAGAAATTAAAACTTATACCGTTCAAAATATTTTAGGCGGAAATGACCACTGGAACCAAACAACAAATTAA
- a CDS encoding DUF4957 domain-containing protein — MKKYINQLSLRLIILSVMIMAISSCKKTEDAPDEPARIFKPSDVKITTAEVSAKLTWTAPLLSTGKILKYNIDFSTDSLFSTIKYTATSDTTGVSVTEDNLGVRIRYYARIKAIATETQPESKYIRSSAFQLSGIQLFLAVRDNEVKENGVTLRFTPTTDLNSIVLTPATGAATTVTLSAADALSGSKTITGLVGGMKYSAELFQGTKSKGLTTFTTLTATTYTTRLNPGDDLAAAITAAANGAVIGLNPGTYTLIATSFITQKAITIKSTSGNPTDTKVNYKEFDLEGTGAGLTLSGIEFDGTAGASLYFLNLIGSQANNASAATFTNIVVDNCIAHGSTTAFLRGDRGAAARDFKISGITVNNSIVYDMGANGSSAYYMFHLTKLQFNTLNVSKSTFYNNGPGLVIASTTYAGDVIPSVLISYSTINGFGGNAKYALVDANANPISFVVQNSIFANTPKSGTVVASAIRATGAGSTLTISNSNYFNLNTALTGGTALTFATATLTSNQTTGLTWTAATTDFTLPVGSALRTASSTGTAIGDPRWTY, encoded by the coding sequence ATGAAAAAATATATAAATCAACTCAGTTTAAGATTGATCATTTTATCAGTGATGATAATGGCTATCTCATCGTGTAAAAAAACAGAAGATGCACCTGATGAGCCGGCAAGAATTTTTAAACCAAGCGATGTTAAAATAACTACCGCTGAGGTATCGGCAAAGTTAACATGGACTGCACCATTGCTATCTACTGGAAAAATATTGAAATACAATATTGATTTTTCTACAGATTCATTGTTTTCAACTATCAAATATACCGCAACATCCGATACCACTGGTGTTTCTGTAACTGAAGATAATTTAGGCGTTAGAATTAGATATTATGCCAGAATTAAAGCCATTGCAACAGAAACTCAACCAGAATCTAAATACATTAGAAGCAGTGCATTCCAACTATCAGGAATTCAATTGTTTTTAGCAGTTAGAGATAATGAAGTGAAAGAAAACGGTGTAACTTTGAGATTTACACCAACTACAGATTTAAATTCTATCGTTCTAACACCGGCAACTGGAGCAGCAACCACCGTAACATTAAGTGCAGCAGATGCATTATCAGGTTCAAAAACAATTACAGGTTTAGTTGGGGGAATGAAATATTCAGCTGAGCTTTTTCAAGGGACTAAAAGTAAAGGTTTAACAACTTTCACAACACTAACTGCAACAACATATACTACAAGATTAAATCCAGGTGATGATTTAGCAGCGGCTATAACAGCTGCGGCAAATGGTGCAGTAATTGGCTTAAATCCTGGTACATATACCTTAATTGCAACTTCATTTATCACTCAAAAGGCGATTACTATTAAATCAACTTCTGGAAATCCAACGGATACGAAAGTGAATTATAAAGAATTTGATTTAGAAGGAACAGGTGCAGGCTTAACCTTATCAGGAATCGAATTTGATGGAACTGCAGGTGCTTCATTATACTTTTTAAATCTTATTGGTTCTCAAGCAAATAATGCTTCTGCAGCTACATTCACTAATATTGTGGTTGATAATTGCATTGCCCATGGATCAACAACTGCGTTTCTTCGTGGTGATAGAGGTGCGGCTGCCAGGGATTTTAAAATTTCTGGTATTACCGTAAATAATTCAATTGTTTATGATATGGGAGCCAATGGATCTTCGGCATATTACATGTTTCATTTAACAAAATTGCAGTTTAACACATTAAACGTTTCTAAATCAACTTTTTATAATAACGGTCCGGGTTTAGTAATTGCCAGTACAACTTATGCAGGTGATGTTATTCCTTCAGTTTTAATCAGTTATTCTACAATAAATGGTTTTGGTGGAAATGCTAAATATGCTTTAGTTGATGCCAATGCAAACCCGATAAGTTTTGTAGTTCAAAACAGTATTTTTGCAAATACACCAAAATCTGGAACCGTTGTAGCTTCAGCGATTAGAGCTACAGGAGCCGGCAGTACTTTAACCATATCAAACAGCAACTATTTTAATTTAAATACCGCTTTAACCGGCGGAACAGCATTAACTTTCGCAACAGCAACGTTAACCAGTAATCAGACTACTGGACTAACGTGGACTGCTGCCACTACCGATTTTACATTACCAGTTGGTTCTGCTTTGAGAACGGCAAGCAGTACAGGAACCGCTATCGGAGATCCAAGATGGACATACTAA
- a CDS encoding RagB/SusD family nutrient uptake outer membrane protein, producing the protein MNNKFIKSALMVMAIGALSITTSCKKYLDLQSPSTSSPDVVFESTANTNAAIIAVYNRLCGDNGYGSRISTLFGLSADDFKTSGSYSSSDRRGISMYGASSDNTDLTNPFLQLYSGVERANICIKYIPTSTLYTTGSAADQTIMKRYLGEALTLRAQFLYELIRNWGDVPASFVPSADAETLYGANVDRNKTYDQMLADLKMAEDLVPWRSGITEYGSFRFTKGAIKGLRARIALARGGYSLRSGSHTMERPADYLTYYKIAFDECLDIMNNRSEHSLNPIYENVFKSLHGTRLDDAHELMFEVAAFGSNAATDSKLGYYNGIRFNSASTFGSGGGGMNAIPTYFYEFNATRDCRRDVTIGVFEITATSKKIINTLFNMTDGKFRKSWTTFNGSSAAQTFGVNWPMLRFADVLLMYAEADNEINGAPSAAAINALQEVQKRAYAGFETQIPTTPTDKAGFFTSIVKERLLEFGGEGIRKYDLIRWNLIASKFDETRTKLRALIAGTGAYTGVPDYVYAKEGNYLLGTSVNEVATLDLYGGTPNNVFVSPGLGVSAAPTGYTTKNWRRAVTEDNAITSTSTGFALYFEANKKELFPYPKTALIENTSMVQNFGY; encoded by the coding sequence ATGAACAATAAATTTATAAAATCTGCTTTAATGGTAATGGCTATTGGAGCATTAAGCATAACCACTTCTTGTAAAAAATATTTGGATTTGCAATCGCCATCTACTTCTTCACCTGATGTGGTTTTTGAAAGCACCGCCAATACAAATGCTGCAATTATAGCGGTTTATAATCGTCTTTGTGGCGATAACGGTTATGGAAGCCGCATATCTACATTATTTGGTTTAAGCGCTGATGATTTTAAAACATCAGGAAGCTACAGTTCTTCCGATCGTAGAGGAATTAGTATGTACGGTGCAAGTTCGGACAATACAGATTTAACTAATCCATTTTTACAATTATATTCTGGTGTAGAACGAGCCAATATTTGTATTAAATATATCCCGACTTCAACACTTTACACCACAGGTTCGGCGGCTGACCAAACCATTATGAAACGTTATTTAGGAGAGGCACTGACTTTAAGAGCACAATTTTTATATGAATTAATTCGTAATTGGGGCGATGTTCCGGCTTCATTTGTACCATCTGCTGATGCAGAAACACTTTACGGTGCAAATGTAGATCGTAATAAAACATATGACCAGATGCTTGCTGATTTAAAAATGGCTGAAGATTTAGTGCCATGGCGAAGTGGAATAACCGAATATGGAAGTTTCCGTTTTACTAAAGGAGCAATTAAAGGTTTAAGGGCTAGAATTGCTTTGGCCAGAGGTGGTTATTCTTTACGATCTGGAAGTCATACAATGGAACGTCCGGCTGATTATTTAACCTACTATAAAATAGCTTTTGATGAGTGTTTAGATATCATGAATAACCGTTCGGAGCACAGCTTAAATCCAATTTATGAAAATGTATTTAAGAGTTTACATGGAACCCGTTTAGATGATGCTCACGAATTAATGTTCGAAGTTGCCGCTTTTGGAAGTAATGCAGCCACAGATAGTAAATTGGGTTATTACAATGGTATTCGTTTCAATTCTGCCTCAACTTTTGGTTCTGGCGGCGGTGGTATGAATGCCATTCCGACTTATTTTTATGAATTTAATGCCACCAGAGATTGTCGCAGAGACGTAACCATTGGTGTCTTCGAAATTACCGCAACATCAAAAAAAATCATCAATACCTTATTTAACATGACGGATGGAAAATTCAGAAAATCATGGACAACCTTTAATGGATCATCAGCAGCACAAACTTTTGGTGTAAATTGGCCGATGCTTCGTTTCGCAGATGTGTTATTAATGTATGCAGAAGCTGATAATGAGATTAATGGAGCGCCATCTGCCGCAGCAATCAACGCTTTGCAAGAAGTTCAAAAACGTGCTTATGCTGGCTTTGAAACTCAAATTCCGACAACACCTACAGATAAAGCCGGTTTTTTCACTTCCATAGTTAAAGAACGTTTATTAGAATTTGGAGGAGAAGGTATTCGTAAATATGATTTAATCAGATGGAATTTAATAGCAAGCAAGTTTGACGAAACCCGTACCAAACTTAGAGCGCTGATAGCTGGAACGGGAGCTTATACCGGTGTACCAGATTATGTTTATGCAAAAGAAGGAAACTATCTTTTAGGGACTAGCGTAAACGAAGTAGCTACTTTAGATTTATATGGAGGCACGCCGAACAATGTATTCGTTTCACCAGGATTAGGCGTATCAGCTGCGCCAACAGGTTATACTACAAAAAATTGGAGAAGAGCGGTTACAGAAGATAATGCAATTACAAGCACTTCTACTGGTTTTGCCTTGTATTTTGAAGCTAATAAGAAGGAACTATTTCCATATCCAAAAACGGCGTTGATCGAAAACACGAGCATGGTTCAAAACTTTGGTTACTAA
- a CDS encoding SusC/RagA family TonB-linked outer membrane protein: MNRVLLLFTFLLFSCLSIFAQTSQLTGIVKDKSDGQPLVGVSVSIKDSKTGTSTDANGAFKMSIPANGAILTFTYIGYKTKNVTIAKQTKIEVILEEDANTLNEVTVNIGYGSVRKEALTGSVSSIGAKDIEQFPVSSAAQALAGKLAGVSVTTTEGAPGAEVVIKVRGGSSLTGDNSPLYIVDGIQVENALSILSPNEIQSIDVLKDVASTSIYGSRGANGVVIITTKSGKKGRLVVSFDAYAGARQIVNKLDVMNPYEFVKYQYELYNNNTSQDVKDTFTKKYGTFEDLDIYKNIQNVDWQDKVFGRQAWSNTEILNLSGGTDKTTYNVSVNNTNEDGIMLNSGFRRTFASIRLDHKFSDKLKIGLNARYSRQRIDGVGTTSTGSQGTNRLRNSVRYQPYSGGGDSGDLFDADYLTTGLTNPITLANQELKYDYRNDLITSGYIQYSILKNLTFRSTVGYNRVNRHINTFNGPVSNVARNNSGLPAIQLDTVAQKSFINTNTLNYKPNLGKDHVLDLLVGQEINMVDVDSRSTVLKFFPVNISPDDAFASVAPANTIQDRPTSLISGTRQFSIFSRASYSFKNKYLATLNFRTDASSLFAEGKQWGYFPSAQVAWRATEEKFVKDLQLDWLDNFKIRASYGAAGNNRIGQDLFRTLFYLNSVAGGYAGTDASVSTGLISGGPNGSILSNPNITWETNLSKNLGLDIDLFKNRLSLNLDYYDNRTKNLLLNANVPQTTGYATQQQNVGKTQNKGFELQLSYQAVKTTNFSYNTSFNISFNKNKIVELQKDVSSYITQSGWVNSLGDFKVEVGQPVGQFYGFISDGRYTVDDFTYVQNATTGAYTYTLKPTIPSSRVLLGNRDPQPGDMKVKKLSSSASMMIGDDDRTVLGTAQPKFTGGFNNQFAYKNFDFTVFVNFSYGSKVYNANKVEFTSQYNVKDNNLLSVMNDRWQNFDANGVKVTDPALLTAMNANTTMWTPTTGNYALTSYAIEDGSFLRISNVTLGYTLPQTLIKKTGFISKLRVYGTVNNLYTITGYSGYDPEANTRRSNPLTPGIDYAAYPRSRYILAGINMVF, from the coding sequence ATGAACAGAGTTTTACTCTTATTTACTTTTCTCCTATTTTCATGCTTATCAATTTTTGCACAAACAAGCCAATTAACCGGAATTGTTAAAGATAAATCTGATGGTCAGCCGTTGGTTGGCGTAAGTGTGAGCATAAAAGATTCTAAAACAGGCACCAGTACTGATGCAAATGGAGCCTTTAAAATGAGCATTCCAGCCAATGGAGCTATTTTAACCTTTACTTATATTGGCTATAAAACGAAAAACGTTACGATAGCCAAGCAAACAAAAATTGAAGTGATTTTAGAAGAGGATGCCAATACCTTGAATGAAGTTACCGTAAATATTGGTTACGGATCCGTTCGTAAAGAAGCTTTAACAGGTTCTGTATCCTCAATCGGTGCTAAAGATATAGAGCAATTTCCGGTAAGTTCGGCTGCTCAGGCTCTTGCAGGGAAACTAGCCGGCGTTTCTGTTACCACAACAGAAGGCGCTCCAGGCGCAGAAGTTGTTATAAAAGTACGTGGTGGAAGTTCATTAACTGGCGATAATTCTCCACTGTATATTGTAGATGGTATTCAAGTTGAAAATGCACTTTCTATCCTTTCTCCAAATGAAATTCAATCAATTGATGTTTTGAAAGATGTAGCGTCTACTTCTATTTATGGTAGCAGAGGAGCAAATGGTGTGGTTATCATCACGACTAAAAGCGGTAAAAAAGGAAGACTAGTTGTCTCTTTCGATGCCTACGCAGGTGCCCGTCAGATTGTGAACAAGCTTGATGTAATGAACCCTTACGAGTTTGTAAAATATCAATATGAATTATATAACAACAATACCAGTCAGGATGTAAAAGATACTTTTACAAAAAAATATGGAACGTTCGAAGATTTAGATATTTATAAAAATATTCAAAATGTAGATTGGCAGGATAAAGTTTTTGGCCGCCAGGCATGGAGTAATACCGAGATTTTAAATTTATCTGGAGGTACCGACAAAACAACTTACAACGTTTCTGTAAATAATACCAATGAAGATGGTATCATGCTAAATTCTGGTTTTAGAAGAACTTTTGCTTCTATCCGTTTAGATCATAAATTTTCTGACAAACTTAAGATAGGCCTAAATGCTCGTTATAGTCGTCAGCGTATTGATGGTGTTGGTACAACATCTACTGGTTCTCAAGGAACCAATCGTTTAAGAAATTCTGTCCGTTACCAACCTTATTCGGGAGGCGGTGATTCAGGCGATTTGTTCGATGCCGATTATTTAACTACTGGCTTAACTAATCCAATTACCCTAGCCAATCAAGAATTGAAATATGATTATAGAAATGATTTAATCACCAGTGGGTATATTCAATATTCTATTCTCAAAAATTTAACGTTTAGAAGTACCGTTGGTTACAATCGTGTAAACAGGCATATTAATACTTTTAATGGACCAGTAAGTAATGTTGCCCGGAATAATTCTGGTTTACCAGCAATACAATTAGATACTGTAGCTCAAAAATCATTTATCAACACCAATACCCTTAATTATAAACCAAATTTAGGTAAGGATCATGTATTAGATTTATTGGTTGGACAGGAAATAAACATGGTTGATGTCGATTCAAGAAGTACGGTCCTTAAATTTTTCCCTGTAAATATTTCACCTGATGATGCTTTTGCAAGTGTTGCACCGGCGAATACAATTCAAGATCGACCTACTTCTTTAATTTCTGGTACCAGGCAATTTTCTATATTTAGTAGAGCATCATATAGCTTCAAAAATAAATATTTAGCAACGCTAAACTTCAGAACAGATGCTTCTTCGCTGTTCGCAGAAGGTAAACAATGGGGTTATTTTCCATCAGCACAAGTTGCATGGAGAGCAACTGAAGAAAAATTTGTAAAGGATTTACAGCTTGATTGGTTGGATAATTTTAAAATCAGAGCAAGTTATGGTGCTGCGGGTAACAATCGAATTGGGCAAGATTTATTTAGAACATTATTTTACCTAAACTCTGTTGCTGGTGGCTATGCAGGTACGGATGCTTCGGTATCTACCGGATTAATTTCTGGCGGACCAAATGGATCTATTTTATCAAACCCAAATATTACCTGGGAAACCAATTTATCTAAAAACTTAGGTTTAGATATCGATTTATTTAAAAACAGGTTATCACTTAATTTGGATTATTACGATAACAGAACTAAAAACCTCCTTTTAAACGCGAATGTACCGCAAACCACAGGTTACGCTACCCAACAACAAAACGTTGGTAAAACCCAAAATAAAGGTTTCGAACTACAATTAAGTTATCAGGCAGTTAAAACCACCAACTTTAGCTACAACACAAGTTTTAATATCTCATTTAATAAAAACAAAATCGTTGAGCTTCAAAAAGATGTTTCATCTTATATTACTCAATCGGGTTGGGTTAATAGTTTAGGCGATTTTAAAGTTGAAGTAGGCCAGCCAGTTGGGCAGTTTTATGGTTTCATTTCTGACGGACGTTACACTGTTGATGATTTTACTTATGTACAAAATGCAACAACAGGAGCTTATACTTATACGCTTAAACCAACAATACCAAGCAGCAGGGTTTTACTGGGTAATCGTGATCCACAACCTGGAGATATGAAAGTGAAAAAACTTTCTTCATCAGCCAGTATGATGATCGGTGATGATGACAGAACCGTTTTAGGCACTGCTCAACCAAAATTTACGGGTGGTTTCAACAATCAATTTGCCTATAAAAACTTTGATTTTACAGTATTTGTTAACTTCAGTTATGGAAGTAAGGTTTATAATGCCAACAAAGTTGAATTCACTTCTCAATATAATGTTAAGGATAATAATTTGCTTAGCGTAATGAACGATCGTTGGCAAAACTTCGATGCTAATGGCGTTAAAGTTACTGATCCAGCCTTGTTAACGGCAATGAATGCCAATACTACCATGTGGACACCAACTACAGGGAACTACGCTTTAACATCTTATGCCATTGAAGATGGCTCTTTTTTAAGGATAAGCAATGTAACTTTAGGTTACACACTACCACAAACTTTGATTAAAAAAACAGGCTTTATTTCTAAACTTCGAGTTTATGGAACCGTAAATAATTTATATACCATAACAGGTTATTCTGGCTACGATCCTGAAGCAAATACACGTCGATCAAATCCCCTTACTCCAGGTATAGATTATGCAGCTTATCCCCGTAGTAGATATATCCTTGCAGGAATTAACATGGTATTTTAA
- a CDS encoding LacI family DNA-binding transcriptional regulator: protein MRFETSTIKDIAKALGLSTSTVSRALRDRYEISEETKKLVLAYAEKVNYRANPIARSLKERRSYSIGIIVSEIANNFFSQVINGMESIAYDKGYHVIISQSHESYKQEKLNVEHLASRSIDGLLIALSSETQDIAYLRDLYAKGLPMVFFDRVPENFETHKVIANNFKGSYDATEHLILSGKKIIAHLTNSETLSNTKERLEGYKAALTKYHIEFRPELVKYCQHGGMHNTELETAVKELLPLKPDGIFISSDRLTTGCILALKNTNPEVAHKIAIAGFTNSSLVELFSPSLTSVKQPAFEMGQVATELLIDMIEAKRPITEFETKVLDTELVRFHKNLGNRFL, encoded by the coding sequence ATGAGATTTGAAACATCTACTATAAAAGATATTGCTAAAGCTTTAGGCCTTTCCACATCAACGGTTTCCAGAGCTTTAAGAGACCGGTATGAAATTAGTGAGGAGACAAAGAAACTTGTTTTAGCTTATGCAGAGAAGGTAAATTATCGGGCAAATCCTATTGCTAGAAGTTTAAAAGAACGCCGTAGCTACTCTATTGGCATTATAGTAAGTGAAATTGCCAATAATTTTTTCTCGCAGGTTATTAACGGAATGGAATCTATTGCCTATGATAAAGGCTATCATGTTATCATTTCTCAAAGTCATGAATCTTACAAGCAAGAAAAATTAAACGTTGAGCATCTAGCTTCTCGTTCCATTGATGGTTTATTGATTGCATTGTCTTCAGAAACCCAAGACATCGCGTATTTAAGAGATTTATATGCTAAAGGGCTTCCAATGGTATTTTTTGATCGAGTGCCAGAGAATTTTGAAACCCATAAAGTTATTGCAAATAATTTTAAAGGCTCATATGATGCAACAGAACATCTTATTTTATCAGGTAAAAAAATCATTGCACACCTAACAAATTCTGAAACCTTATCAAATACAAAAGAGCGATTAGAAGGTTATAAAGCTGCATTAACTAAATATCATATAGAATTTAGGCCAGAGTTGGTAAAATATTGCCAACATGGTGGCATGCACAATACGGAATTAGAAACCGCCGTAAAAGAACTTTTGCCTTTAAAGCCCGATGGAATTTTTATCTCAAGCGATCGATTAACTACAGGATGCATATTGGCTTTAAAAAACACAAATCCCGAAGTTGCACACAAAATTGCAATTGCTGGTTTTACCAATTCTAGCTTGGTAGAGTTGTTTTCTCCCTCTTTAACTTCTGTTAAGCAACCTGCTTTTGAAATGGGACAAGTTGCTACTGAACTCCTAATTGATATGATTGAGGCTAAAAGACCTATTACCGAATTTGAAACAAAAGTATTAGATACAGAATTGGTTAGGTTCCACAAGAATTTGGGAAATAGATTTTTGTAG
- a CDS encoding class I SAM-dependent rRNA methyltransferase, with translation MVEIVLKKGKEKAALQRHPWVFSGALDKVKGKPEDGDVVKVFAFDDEFLAYGYFNSNSRVAVRLLEWDENQSINKEWYQNRLKQAIASRQFILSEKTNICRLVFSEADFLPGLIVDQYANFLSLQILSSGIEKVKSEIVEILKKELNPTGIFDRSDATARTHEGLSVENGLLWGENPPEFLEVKENGIAYNINIAEGQKSGFYCDQRDNRHILASYTKGKKVLDCFSYSGGFSLNSLANGASNLTCVDSSALAIETLKQNIALNNFDFEKITTIQSDVNKQLRAFKDSGDLFEVIVLDPPKFAPSRSALDRAARAYKDLNRLAMLLLEKGGLLATFSCSGAVDIDTFKQIIAWAALDAGKEVQIIKQFCQPEDHPVRISFPEGEYLKGLLLRVL, from the coding sequence ATGGTAGAGATTGTATTAAAAAAGGGGAAAGAGAAAGCAGCATTGCAAAGACATCCATGGGTATTTTCTGGTGCTTTAGATAAAGTTAAAGGTAAACCTGAAGATGGCGATGTAGTAAAGGTTTTTGCTTTTGATGATGAATTTCTTGCTTATGGTTATTTTAATAGCAATTCTAGGGTAGCCGTTCGTCTTTTAGAATGGGATGAAAATCAAAGCATAAATAAAGAATGGTACCAAAACCGTTTAAAACAAGCCATTGCATCTCGCCAATTTATATTAAGTGAGAAAACCAATATTTGCCGGTTGGTTTTTAGTGAGGCCGACTTCCTTCCTGGATTAATTGTTGATCAATATGCCAACTTTCTTTCTCTGCAAATTTTAAGTTCAGGTATTGAAAAGGTTAAAAGTGAGATTGTTGAGATTTTAAAAAAAGAATTAAACCCAACCGGAATTTTTGATAGGAGTGATGCAACAGCTCGTACTCATGAAGGTTTGTCCGTAGAAAATGGTTTGCTTTGGGGCGAAAATCCTCCTGAATTTTTGGAAGTAAAAGAGAATGGAATTGCCTATAATATTAATATTGCCGAAGGCCAAAAATCTGGTTTTTACTGTGATCAGCGAGATAACCGCCACATTTTAGCCAGCTACACAAAAGGTAAAAAAGTGCTTGATTGTTTTAGCTATAGCGGAGGTTTTAGTTTAAATAGTTTAGCTAATGGTGCATCAAATTTAACTTGCGTTGATAGTTCGGCATTAGCAATTGAAACGCTTAAACAAAATATTGCTTTAAATAATTTTGATTTTGAAAAAATCACCACCATTCAATCTGATGTTAATAAACAGCTTCGGGCTTTTAAAGATTCAGGTGATTTGTTTGAAGTAATTGTTTTAGATCCACCAAAATTTGCACCTTCCCGTTCTGCACTTGATAGAGCTGCAAGAGCTTATAAAGATTTGAATCGTCTGGCAATGTTGCTTTTAGAAAAAGGCGGATTGCTGGCTACTTTCTCTTGCTCTGGCGCTGTAGACATTGATACGTTTAAGCAAATTATTGCTTGGGCAGCGCTTGATGCAGGAAAAGAAGTTCAAATTATTAAGCAGTTTTGTCAGCCGGAAGACCATCCCGTTAGGATTTCTTTCCCCGAAGGAGAGTATTTAAAAGGGTTATTGTTAAGGGTTTTGTAA
- a CDS encoding DUF6814 family protein, whose protein sequence is MNTLKKYLGLVWMILGPLAMIFLFIQAVDKVGLTHTEIERTNTILQWAIILFIFTPISLGLMIFGFYGWKGEYAKLPES, encoded by the coding sequence ATGAATACGTTAAAAAAATATTTAGGGTTGGTTTGGATGATTTTAGGCCCCTTAGCAATGATATTCTTATTTATACAGGCGGTAGATAAAGTAGGTTTAACCCATACCGAAATTGAAAGAACAAACACCATTTTACAATGGGCTATTATCCTTTTTATTTTCACGCCAATTAGTTTGGGATTAATGATTTTCGGTTTTTACGGCTGGAAAGGTGAATATGCCAAATTGCCAGAAAGTTAG